In Paenibacillus guangzhouensis, a single window of DNA contains:
- a CDS encoding alpha/beta hydrolase has translation MADAKYLKRTIVKEEIESTYLNEKRSLRVYLPPGYQAWISYPVVYCQDGEDFFNFGRVATLANQLILDEELEPFIIVGVEVDKKVRTSEYSPVGERHQPYVQFFAHELIPYIEGKYPIRGDLDARILAGDSLGGSVSVHIALQYPNLFQNVISLSGAYYPDSQSIIAAESDLSWLRLYMIVGLQEDVVVTDHGTFDFVTFNRDTREIFLARSASVHYLERDGQHVWGFWQQYIPDALKYFLQ, from the coding sequence ATGGCGGATGCCAAATATTTGAAAAGAACGATCGTCAAAGAAGAAATTGAAAGTACCTATCTAAATGAAAAAAGATCTCTTCGTGTTTACCTGCCTCCTGGTTATCAAGCCTGGATCAGCTATCCCGTCGTATACTGTCAAGACGGCGAAGATTTCTTCAACTTCGGAAGAGTAGCGACACTCGCGAATCAACTCATTCTCGACGAAGAGTTAGAACCCTTCATTATTGTAGGCGTAGAAGTGGATAAGAAAGTGCGGACTTCGGAATATTCTCCTGTCGGTGAACGGCATCAGCCTTATGTACAATTTTTCGCGCATGAATTAATCCCTTATATAGAAGGAAAATATCCGATCCGCGGAGATCTGGATGCCAGAATACTAGCAGGCGACTCCCTTGGCGGTAGTGTCTCCGTTCATATTGCGCTACAATACCCGAACTTATTCCAGAATGTGATTTCGTTATCAGGCGCTTATTATCCCGACTCGCAATCCATCATTGCAGCAGAATCAGATTTATCCTGGCTACGACTGTATATGATCGTCGGACTCCAAGAAGATGTCGTCGTGACAGATCACGGAACATTCGATTTCGTCACGTTCAACCGCGACACGAGGGAAATCTTCCTTGCAAGATCAGCGAGCGTCCACTATCTGGAACGGGATGGACAGCATGTATGGGGGTTCTGGCAGCAATATATACCGGATGCATTGAAGTACTTCTTGCAGTAA
- a CDS encoding low molecular weight protein-tyrosine-phosphatase produces MSKQIKVEFVCLGNICRSPMAEAVFRHMVKERGCSDKIEIDSSGTGDWHIGRPPHEGTRRILDTNRISYEGMVARQFSGQDFDTFDYIVCMDSNNLRDVLAIPGSDKHAKVIRFMDLLPDEKEENVPDPYYTGNFEEVYRLVQAGCAALLDQIEREEL; encoded by the coding sequence ATGAGTAAGCAAATAAAAGTAGAGTTTGTGTGCCTCGGGAATATCTGTCGTTCTCCCATGGCGGAAGCCGTCTTTCGCCATATGGTGAAAGAACGCGGATGCAGTGATAAGATCGAGATCGATTCATCGGGAACCGGAGACTGGCATATCGGTCGTCCGCCGCATGAAGGCACGAGACGCATTCTCGACACGAATCGGATTTCGTATGAAGGCATGGTCGCGCGTCAGTTCTCTGGACAAGATTTTGATACGTTTGATTATATCGTCTGCATGGACTCGAACAATCTACGCGATGTGCTTGCGATCCCAGGCAGCGATAAACATGCCAAAGTCATTCGATTCATGGACTTATTGCCCGATGAGAAGGAAGAGAACGTTCCTGATCCGTATTACACCGGTAACTTTGAAGAAGTGTATCGGCTCGTGCAGGCAGGCTGTGCAGCTCTTTTAGATCAGATCGAACGAGAAGAATTATAA
- a CDS encoding trimeric intracellular cation channel family protein, with amino-acid sequence MERGCLTLDLEVFELFSIIGTIAFAMSGAVVAMEEKYDILGVFILALVTAFGGGVIRNVLIGIPVATLWNQGLFLKIGVIAAAVAFILPLKWIRHWRRIEAFFDAIGLSAFAIQGALYAAHMNHPVTVVMVAACLTGMGGGMIRDLLAGRKPLVLHDEIYAVWAMLAGMVIGLGWFTTSVELLALFFIVIILRMFSVYYKWKLPRRTLQKLN; translated from the coding sequence ATGGAGAGAGGATGCTTGACGTTGGATTTGGAAGTGTTTGAACTATTCAGCATTATTGGTACGATTGCTTTTGCGATGAGCGGTGCGGTCGTAGCTATGGAAGAGAAGTATGATATTCTTGGTGTGTTCATTCTGGCTCTCGTCACAGCATTTGGCGGAGGCGTCATTCGGAATGTATTGATTGGTATCCCTGTGGCGACCCTCTGGAATCAAGGATTATTCTTGAAAATTGGCGTCATCGCAGCCGCTGTTGCGTTCATCCTTCCTCTGAAGTGGATTCGCCACTGGCGAAGAATAGAAGCATTTTTTGATGCGATTGGCTTATCCGCATTCGCAATCCAAGGTGCGCTCTATGCGGCGCATATGAATCATCCGGTTACCGTCGTTATGGTCGCTGCATGTCTTACAGGCATGGGAGGCGGGATGATTCGAGACCTGCTCGCAGGTCGCAAGCCGCTTGTTCTTCATGATGAAATTTATGCCGTCTGGGCGATGCTCGCCGGAATGGTCATTGGACTTGGGTGGTTCACGACATCCGTCGAGTTGTTAGCCTTATTCTTTATCGTCATTATTCTAAGAATGTTCTCCGTTTATTATAAATGGAAGTTGCCGCGGCGTACGTTGCAGAAGTTGAATTAA
- a CDS encoding thiamine diphosphokinase → MNCQNNRRHTIDMVDQQSRIIIFSGGELTTSALTDIEPEDFIIGVDRGAAFLMEHQIHMHIAVGDFDSVTKETKEQIASISDRFIDCDPIYKDLTDTEMALELALEHNPSSIVIHGALGTRIDHSLSNIHLLRRTLEAGTQCTLVDPHNEITIMDASRPYHVKRTSFTYVSLLPLSLQVTGVSLEGFRYPLHQATLTIGKSLSVSNELTADVGTITITDGLLLIMSTKD, encoded by the coding sequence GTGAATTGTCAGAATAATCGGAGGCACACGATCGATATGGTAGATCAACAATCCAGAATAATCATTTTCTCGGGCGGAGAGCTTACTACATCAGCTCTTACCGACATTGAACCAGAAGACTTCATCATCGGTGTAGATCGTGGAGCAGCATTCCTGATGGAACACCAAATCCACATGCATATTGCCGTTGGCGATTTCGATTCGGTGACGAAGGAAACGAAGGAGCAGATTGCATCCATCAGCGATCGTTTTATCGATTGCGACCCCATCTACAAAGATTTAACGGATACCGAAATGGCTCTAGAGCTTGCGCTTGAACATAACCCTAGCAGCATTGTTATTCATGGAGCACTCGGAACGCGCATAGACCATTCCCTCTCCAATATTCATCTCTTGCGAAGAACACTCGAGGCCGGAACACAATGTACGCTGGTCGACCCGCATAATGAAATTACGATCATGGACGCCAGTCGTCCCTATCACGTTAAGCGAACTTCATTTACATATGTATCTTTACTCCCGCTTTCTTTGCAAGTGACCGGTGTATCCTTAGAAGGATTCCGTTACCCGCTCCATCAAGCGACATTGACCATTGGCAAATCGCTATCGGTCAGCAATGAACTTACTGCTGACGTTGGGACAATTACGATCACAGATGGTTTGCTCCTCATTATGTCGACCAAAGATTAA
- a CDS encoding MUN domain-containing protein → MKKNWIQIAVLTMLVLVVPASAYASEGQSIVVSKEPAEVQAALIAHPHEGHFKRGHRLQKTVSEKLLTLLKLDEKTFRQKLKEGKTLAQIAQDQGVSRDQLKKTMIEAHSEALDKMKKNFADHIDQMIDSQRKDMRQVSIHKTQATLSE, encoded by the coding sequence GTGAAGAAAAATTGGATTCAAATTGCTGTGCTCACGATGCTCGTTCTTGTGGTTCCAGCAAGTGCTTATGCATCTGAGGGGCAATCGATAGTTGTTAGTAAGGAACCTGCTGAGGTTCAGGCTGCGTTAATCGCCCATCCGCATGAGGGGCATTTCAAACGGGGGCATCGCTTGCAAAAGACCGTTAGCGAAAAGCTGTTAACGCTCCTCAAGCTGGATGAGAAGACATTCCGGCAAAAGTTGAAGGAAGGGAAGACATTGGCTCAAATAGCGCAAGACCAAGGTGTTTCGCGCGATCAGCTCAAGAAGACAATGATTGAGGCGCATAGCGAAGCATTGGACAAGATGAAGAAAAATTTTGCGGATCACATTGATCAAATGATCGATTCACAGCGTAAAGATATGCGTCAGGTATCGATACATAAGACGCAAGCTACCTTATCCGAGTAG
- a CDS encoding C40 family peptidase, with protein sequence MKNTTFIKKLIVLGLSATIGLAGTLTFQSPHQAYAAQTGTANASALSASTKATRIINLGEKFMGRKYQFGAPTTSTRTFDCSSFTKYLYKQYGVNLPRSSIKQSKVGKTVSKSNLRKGDLVFFSTTNRNGKGKVNHVAIYAGNGRLLHTYGKPGVTYSNMNSGIWKKSFVVAKRVLS encoded by the coding sequence ATGAAAAACACAACATTCATCAAAAAATTAATTGTCCTTGGACTAAGCGCCACCATCGGATTGGCTGGAACACTGACATTCCAATCGCCACATCAAGCCTATGCCGCCCAGACGGGAACAGCAAATGCATCCGCACTATCTGCGAGCACAAAGGCAACACGGATTATTAATCTGGGGGAAAAGTTCATGGGACGCAAATACCAATTTGGCGCTCCAACCACTTCGACTAGAACATTCGATTGCTCATCCTTTACCAAATACCTATACAAACAATATGGCGTGAACCTGCCTCGATCTTCGATTAAGCAATCCAAAGTCGGCAAAACGGTATCCAAATCGAACTTGAGAAAAGGCGACTTGGTCTTCTTCTCGACAACGAACCGCAATGGCAAAGGGAAAGTGAACCACGTTGCAATCTATGCAGGGAACGGTCGTCTCCTTCATACTTACGGCAAGCCGGGTGTAACATATTCGAATATGAATTCGGGGATATGGAAGAAGAGTTTTGTTGTTGCAAAACGTGTACTATCATAA
- a CDS encoding response regulator transcription factor: MSERILIIEDDHDISARIQELLTTNGYEPEIASDGEQGLTTALQGSWNLILLDLSLPGLSGLEVLQAYREQGRKTPVIIITALDRTESVVESFEIGANDYITKPFHSDVLLVRVRNLLNIFRHVGVDDAEAASIIIDDLQIEPDARKVIRGGEIIDLTPKEFDLLLHLAKNKNKVCSRENILNAVWGYEFMADTNVIDVFIRYVRQKIDKGRKNKLIQTIRGIGYSLQEGEQESLEREE, encoded by the coding sequence GTGTCAGAGCGGATATTAATTATAGAAGATGATCATGATATTTCGGCACGGATACAAGAATTATTAACGACGAATGGGTACGAACCGGAAATCGCTAGTGATGGAGAGCAAGGATTAACGACGGCTTTACAAGGGAGCTGGAACTTGATCCTGCTAGATCTGAGCTTACCAGGTCTAAGCGGCCTTGAAGTCCTTCAAGCGTATAGGGAACAGGGGAGGAAGACGCCTGTCATCATTATTACTGCACTCGATCGGACGGAGAGTGTTGTGGAGAGTTTTGAGATTGGGGCGAACGATTATATTACGAAGCCATTCCACTCGGATGTTCTCCTTGTCCGTGTGCGTAATTTGCTGAATATTTTCCGCCATGTGGGTGTGGACGATGCTGAGGCGGCAAGCATCATCATCGATGACTTACAGATTGAGCCCGATGCCAGAAAAGTGATTCGCGGTGGAGAAATCATTGACCTTACACCGAAAGAGTTCGATCTGCTCCTTCATTTAGCGAAGAATAAGAATAAAGTCTGTTCACGTGAAAATATTCTGAATGCTGTCTGGGGCTATGAGTTTATGGCAGATACGAACGTGATTGATGTTTTCATCCGTTATGTACGTCAGAAAATAGATAAAGGACGTAAAAATAAGCTAATACAGACGATTCGCGGGATAGGATATTCCCTTCAAGAAGGAGAACAAGAATCATTAGAACGTGAAGAATAG
- a CDS encoding ABC-F family ATP-binding cassette domain-containing protein encodes MSLLTVEDVAHNFGERQLFRNVTFRLLAGEHVGLVGANGVGKSTLMNILTGKLLKDEGRVEWMPKVRYGYLDQHTVLTPGKTIRDVLKDAFLPLLELEQEMMVITEKMSDASPEELGILLEQMGEIQEQLDMGDFYMLDVKVEEMANGLGIDAIGLERDVAALSGGQRTKVLLAKLLLEKPTVLLLDEPTNYLDVEHINWLTNYLREYPYAFMLISHDTEFMNQVVNVIYHLEFAKLTRYSANYEKFLTMADLNKTQHIEAYEKQQEYIKKQEDFIQRNKARASTSSRAKSREKQLERIERIDRPEEAVKPTFNFKESRASGRIVFEGIDFEIGYSHALLPKMSMTIERGEKIAIVGCNGVGKSTLLKTILGKIPAISGKTYLGDYLFPAYFEQEVKAGSLTPIDDVWEEFPSMNQHEVRAALARCGLKNEHITRPLSMLSGGEQAKVRLCKLLMRESNWILFDEPTNHLDVVAKEELKRALKAYKGTILLVSHEPEFYEDWVTKTWNVEQWSMQNSK; translated from the coding sequence ATGAGTTTATTAACGGTTGAAGATGTTGCACATAATTTTGGAGAACGGCAGTTATTTAGAAATGTGACATTCCGTCTGCTAGCGGGTGAACATGTGGGGCTTGTCGGTGCGAACGGCGTGGGAAAGTCTACGCTGATGAATATCCTAACGGGTAAATTGCTGAAGGACGAAGGCCGCGTAGAGTGGATGCCGAAGGTACGTTACGGGTATTTGGATCAGCATACGGTACTGACGCCGGGGAAGACGATTCGGGATGTGCTGAAGGATGCCTTCCTGCCGCTTCTTGAGCTGGAGCAAGAGATGATGGTGATTACCGAGAAAATGTCGGATGCCAGCCCGGAAGAACTCGGAATTTTGCTCGAACAAATGGGCGAGATTCAAGAGCAGCTGGATATGGGTGATTTCTACATGTTAGATGTGAAAGTGGAAGAAATGGCGAACGGGCTGGGGATTGACGCAATCGGGCTTGAACGTGATGTGGCCGCACTGAGTGGAGGGCAGCGTACGAAAGTTCTCCTCGCTAAGCTATTACTTGAGAAGCCAACGGTTCTGCTGCTCGATGAGCCTACGAACTATCTAGATGTAGAGCATATTAACTGGCTTACCAATTATCTGAGGGAATATCCCTATGCGTTTATGTTGATTTCGCATGATACGGAGTTCATGAATCAGGTCGTTAATGTGATCTATCATCTGGAGTTTGCTAAGCTGACGCGCTATTCGGCGAACTATGAGAAATTCTTAACGATGGCGGATTTGAACAAAACCCAACATATCGAAGCCTATGAGAAGCAACAGGAGTATATCAAAAAACAAGAGGATTTCATTCAGCGGAATAAAGCGCGTGCCTCCACCTCGAGCCGTGCGAAGAGTCGCGAGAAACAGCTTGAGCGCATTGAACGCATCGATCGTCCCGAAGAAGCGGTGAAGCCGACCTTCAATTTTAAGGAATCCCGTGCAAGTGGCCGGATCGTGTTTGAAGGAATCGATTTTGAGATTGGGTATTCACATGCCCTGCTGCCAAAGATGTCGATGACCATTGAACGCGGTGAGAAAATTGCGATCGTTGGGTGTAATGGCGTTGGTAAATCAACACTGTTGAAGACGATTCTCGGCAAAATTCCAGCGATCAGCGGAAAGACCTATTTAGGTGATTACTTATTTCCTGCCTATTTTGAGCAAGAGGTAAAAGCGGGCAGTTTAACGCCAATCGATGATGTGTGGGAAGAGTTCCCTTCCATGAACCAGCATGAAGTGCGTGCTGCGCTTGCTCGCTGCGGTCTGAAGAATGAGCATATCACGAGACCGCTTAGTATGCTGAGCGGGGGAGAACAAGCGAAAGTCCGCCTCTGTAAGTTGCTCATGCGCGAGAGTAATTGGATTCTTTTTGATGAGCCGACGAACCATCTGGATGTTGTAGCGAAGGAAGAACTTAAACGCGCGCTTAAAGCCTATAAAGGGACGATTCTTCTCGTATCGCACGAACCTGAATTTTATGAAGATTGGGTAACGAAGACATGGAACGTGGAACAATGGTCGATGCAGAATTCCAAATAA
- a CDS encoding DUF5704 domain-containing protein: MIRVDSFTGKRVKFTTQIGGSIEPDDYRPYNPPKYAADYIFATDLYWTATSEVTKEINLAAGGELKKGQTKQLNATVKTKLGDGDFGQETNVNTGSGGTSEWSSSNTSVATVDNAGLITAVREGTTTITILWKKDGYQLTTSVVITVTTNGGGGGDPDPPGGSGDCTPSMGPPLQGPFMRSSDMDPNANGVIRADNRGSEKFDVSQGIPTSESLFTNAFADSYLFKQDFAKMSGKITYTCSVKVTYARNWTVPGPKECDEKGKNCVDGPPVQRSDTQDKHYSFTFTRDYSYWQINNIEVYKINRAIMSNYALPGGTITMNPSGYMPPTLDTKHDSNVSSHVRPAATSSINYTPSPLHGSLNSPPSLPDDTSKLKGMAESNTGQSKVNNDMVKFNNATIMDHSEATKDGPTPVNIPNPTTIGDDVLYQPNQIISRSLLNRADTPSQGTIYYDLLPKNINGGSNTQFPIYGINTVTVHTPTVIYAGVSDDREHNQKTKPNAARSALILDRPFTITMPTKGQHANKPGYGNRDYQKYIIRKEVWFPFDVKNASGTFIPKKTWHSVPVSDQSSNFFLPVWVDEGDYTVLFRSFAENAPGSGFTTETHANLNLVNHVATDSVDVEVIGRVYDFRVTDIEDYLWEGVFRTGKGSQVHTGNTYWVGPNGIDGALRGNQAPFVLPILKGSNPLQGYSNVTVKQGYKFKFDLKTKGNMFEEHDHIRITPRFYFVDAKGKNRQEVDLYYHTKNKYFVKVGSKDDVFPIKATLDTRLRNVPQNELSMTAATLFDLGLALGGANDRTTYIQRYLQLAKREVGIGGFHGLVLSQSMRTFFGPMQVPAGVNVPRAHASEQKWYGEYSVPTKSYIVPKGLNVYQQGRFNDKASFFLKNGYLIVNFNIETLRKGDQKNPHLQYIDAPLTNQWRREGFRSSVTDAYGGVFKLQDGDVIFFDGDKSMLDDFKSAGII; this comes from the coding sequence TTGATTAGGGTAGATTCATTTACAGGCAAAAGAGTTAAATTTACTACACAAATAGGTGGATCGATTGAACCAGACGACTATAGACCATATAATCCACCGAAATATGCAGCTGATTACATTTTTGCAACTGACCTCTACTGGACCGCAACATCAGAAGTAACTAAAGAAATCAACCTAGCTGCTGGGGGGGAGTTAAAGAAAGGCCAGACCAAACAACTAAATGCTACCGTCAAAACGAAGCTTGGCGATGGTGACTTTGGACAAGAGACCAACGTTAATACAGGCAGCGGAGGGACATCCGAATGGTCATCATCCAATACATCTGTTGCTACAGTCGACAATGCGGGGTTAATAACAGCAGTCCGTGAAGGTACGACGACGATTACAATTCTGTGGAAAAAAGACGGGTACCAGTTAACCACTTCTGTTGTCATTACTGTCACCACGAATGGCGGTGGAGGTGGAGATCCGGATCCGCCGGGAGGAAGCGGAGATTGTACACCAAGCATGGGCCCCCCTTTGCAAGGACCGTTCATGCGATCGAGTGATATGGACCCTAATGCGAACGGCGTAATCCGAGCGGATAATAGAGGATCTGAGAAGTTCGATGTAAGCCAAGGCATCCCCACATCGGAATCCTTATTTACAAATGCGTTCGCAGATAGCTATCTGTTCAAACAAGACTTTGCCAAAATGTCAGGCAAAATCACTTACACATGTTCTGTGAAGGTAACATACGCTCGAAATTGGACGGTGCCAGGACCGAAAGAGTGCGATGAGAAAGGCAAGAATTGTGTCGACGGACCGCCGGTTCAGAGATCCGATACGCAGGATAAGCATTATTCCTTTACCTTTACAAGGGATTACTCCTATTGGCAGATCAATAATATAGAAGTATACAAAATCAATCGAGCCATAATGAGCAATTATGCCTTGCCCGGTGGAACAATTACGATGAATCCTAGTGGATATATGCCGCCAACATTGGATACGAAGCATGATTCGAATGTGAGCAGTCATGTTCGACCAGCGGCAACGTCTTCAATTAACTATACACCTAGTCCGTTACATGGTTCATTGAATAGTCCGCCTTCACTGCCTGATGACACGAGTAAGCTGAAAGGGATGGCAGAATCGAATACGGGACAAAGCAAGGTTAATAACGACATGGTCAAATTTAATAACGCAACGATCATGGATCATTCCGAAGCTACGAAAGACGGACCAACACCGGTAAATATTCCGAATCCAACGACGATCGGGGACGATGTTCTCTATCAGCCCAATCAAATCATTAGCCGTTCGTTGTTAAACCGAGCGGATACCCCGAGTCAGGGAACAATCTACTATGATTTGCTGCCGAAAAACATTAACGGCGGTTCTAACACCCAATTTCCGATTTACGGCATCAACACCGTAACCGTTCATACGCCTACCGTCATCTATGCTGGCGTAAGTGATGACCGAGAGCATAACCAGAAGACGAAACCTAACGCGGCAAGGTCCGCGCTTATCTTGGATCGTCCGTTTACGATCACAATGCCGACCAAGGGTCAGCATGCGAATAAACCTGGCTACGGAAATCGAGACTATCAGAAATATATCATACGAAAGGAAGTCTGGTTTCCTTTTGATGTAAAGAATGCGTCGGGTACGTTCATTCCGAAGAAAACATGGCACAGCGTACCGGTCAGTGATCAAAGCTCCAATTTCTTTTTACCTGTTTGGGTGGATGAAGGTGACTACACGGTATTGTTCCGTAGCTTTGCCGAGAATGCGCCGGGATCTGGGTTTACGACGGAGACCCATGCCAACCTCAATCTCGTGAACCATGTAGCGACGGATAGCGTTGATGTAGAAGTGATCGGCCGGGTCTATGACTTCCGAGTGACGGATATTGAAGACTACCTCTGGGAAGGCGTGTTTCGAACGGGAAAAGGGAGTCAAGTTCATACGGGGAATACCTATTGGGTCGGTCCGAATGGCATTGATGGGGCTTTACGAGGTAATCAGGCACCATTCGTACTGCCGATTCTGAAGGGGAGTAATCCACTGCAAGGATACTCGAATGTTACCGTCAAGCAAGGTTATAAATTCAAGTTCGATCTAAAGACGAAAGGGAACATGTTCGAGGAACACGATCATATTCGAATCACACCACGTTTCTATTTCGTTGATGCGAAAGGGAAGAACCGACAGGAAGTTGATCTGTATTATCACACCAAGAACAAGTATTTCGTGAAAGTTGGCTCTAAGGATGATGTCTTCCCAATAAAAGCAACTTTAGATACCAGACTACGAAATGTCCCGCAAAATGAGCTGTCGATGACTGCGGCGACCCTTTTCGATCTAGGGTTAGCACTAGGTGGAGCGAATGACCGCACGACGTACATCCAAAGGTATTTGCAGTTGGCCAAGCGTGAAGTGGGGATAGGCGGATTCCATGGCTTAGTTCTATCGCAATCGATGCGTACCTTCTTTGGTCCGATGCAAGTGCCGGCCGGCGTTAATGTCCCAAGGGCCCATGCATCTGAACAGAAATGGTATGGGGAGTACAGTGTTCCGACGAAGTCGTATATTGTTCCAAAAGGGTTGAATGTCTATCAACAAGGCCGATTCAACGATAAAGCTTCTTTCTTCCTGAAAAATGGTTATCTGATCGTAAACTTCAATATCGAGACGCTTCGTAAAGGCGATCAGAAGAACCCGCACTTACAGTACATCGATGCACCGCTTACGAATCAATGGAGGCGCGAAGGGTTCAGATCCAGCGTGACCGACGCTTATGGCGGTGTGTTCAAGCTTCAGGATGGTGACGTCATATTCTTTGATGGTGATAAATCGATGCTAGATGACTTTAAATCTGCAGGGATCATCTAA
- a CDS encoding S-layer homology domain-containing protein, translating to MRKVMVSTMAAAILVGGCMATPPSQVKATATNNAMSSTNSSFKDVPATHWAVAAIASAVQDGYFKGYTDGTFKPNAPVTKAEMATILGRLSEQPVVAAGANSDFSDLLDWAKDGVQAAVEKGFIDPAKYAGTLNAKAALTRGEMATWLAQGLAAVSPDYKQALSDVTDTVIPAKEYFTGKMSADQKNAVAVTMGTGLMSVGSDKNFGTDRTTTRAEVATLLARYTAVAKKQPSEFQGLEELRAVGLTGTNIKVIAPSYVKQPQESWPESFDYNKVTDDFTKVRNKELVTDTDYATLKVRNWIVVNPYVKGDQRSIYYPVFLDNGDTLNNGAYYSFTEFDLNVKMTSMNQLQAGSLLSSSTINPLKSPTSKAVLEYSLPLINDFTKSRGVFTVKNPIYWSRGLLQLDKAHQPFVRLKTKDGLDFAILSIN from the coding sequence ATGAGAAAAGTAATGGTATCAACGATGGCTGCAGCGATCCTTGTGGGTGGATGTATGGCAACACCACCATCGCAAGTGAAGGCGACTGCGACGAATAACGCGATGAGTAGTACAAATTCGTCCTTTAAGGATGTCCCGGCTACGCATTGGGCTGTTGCGGCAATTGCGTCAGCGGTTCAAGACGGGTATTTCAAAGGGTATACCGATGGGACATTTAAACCAAATGCTCCAGTAACGAAAGCTGAAATGGCGACAATTCTCGGGCGGCTGTCCGAACAGCCTGTTGTTGCAGCAGGTGCTAATTCGGATTTTTCAGATCTGCTGGATTGGGCGAAGGATGGTGTTCAAGCCGCAGTTGAGAAGGGATTTATCGATCCTGCGAAATATGCCGGAACGTTAAATGCAAAGGCAGCTTTAACCCGTGGTGAGATGGCGACATGGTTAGCCCAAGGGTTGGCTGCAGTGAGTCCTGACTATAAGCAGGCGCTTTCTGACGTGACGGACACCGTCATCCCTGCGAAGGAATACTTTACTGGCAAAATGTCCGCCGATCAAAAAAATGCAGTTGCCGTAACGATGGGGACCGGATTGATGAGTGTCGGCAGCGATAAAAACTTCGGAACGGATCGTACGACAACTCGAGCTGAGGTTGCAACGTTACTTGCGCGATATACTGCTGTTGCCAAGAAGCAGCCGAGTGAGTTTCAAGGGTTGGAAGAGTTGCGCGCGGTGGGGCTGACGGGGACGAATATTAAGGTGATTGCACCTAGTTATGTGAAACAGCCACAAGAATCATGGCCTGAAAGTTTTGACTATAACAAAGTAACCGACGATTTTACTAAAGTTCGAAATAAGGAGTTAGTTACAGATACAGATTATGCAACACTAAAGGTGAGAAACTGGATTGTGGTTAATCCATACGTCAAGGGAGATCAACGAAGTATTTATTATCCTGTTTTTTTGGATAATGGAGATACCTTAAATAATGGGGCGTATTATTCCTTTACTGAGTTTGATTTGAATGTCAAGATGACTTCGATGAACCAATTGCAAGCTGGCAGTTTACTTAGTTCATCAACTATCAATCCTTTGAAATCACCTACTTCAAAAGCTGTCTTAGAATATTCGTTACCACTAATTAACGATTTTACTAAGAGTAGAGGTGTTTTTACTGTAAAGAATCCTATTTATTGGAGCAGAGGATTATTACAACTCGACAAAGCACACCAACCTTTTGTTCGTCTTAAAACAAAAGATGGTCTTGATTTCGCGATTTTATCAATTAATTGA
- a CDS encoding ABC transporter permease, with protein MGNAQKALVMAAGIFLAIALITIAVVLFISAQEATKTAQNNFSNIQTELSQTAFTVYDNTVVSGSQVVNALRKFSDKDQFGIQIMTGKNRSGSWYGKTIDTTSKIDDPNYGSVVDNIPPTGKMAEAIDEAKPDYVNPSGKFRSKIVMDSSNVIRGIIFIQN; from the coding sequence ATGGGGAATGCACAGAAAGCGCTAGTGATGGCAGCAGGTATTTTTTTGGCAATCGCATTGATTACAATCGCGGTGGTGCTATTCATTTCCGCACAGGAAGCGACAAAGACCGCGCAGAACAATTTCTCGAATATCCAGACAGAGCTCTCACAGACGGCTTTTACCGTATACGATAATACGGTTGTGAGCGGGTCGCAAGTAGTGAATGCATTAAGAAAATTTTCGGATAAAGATCAATTCGGGATTCAGATCATGACAGGGAAGAATCGTTCAGGATCCTGGTATGGGAAGACGATTGATACAACGAGTAAAATAGATGACCCTAACTATGGATCCGTAGTAGACAATATTCCTCCTACCGGGAAAATGGCAGAGGCGATTGATGAAGCAAAGCCGGACTATGTGAATCCGAGTGGGAAGTTCAGATCGAAGATTGTTATGGATAGCAGTAATGTCATTCGTGGCATTATATTTATTCAGAATTAA